The Marinilongibacter aquaticus genome has a window encoding:
- a CDS encoding bifunctional 4-hydroxy-2-oxoglutarate aldolase/2-dehydro-3-deoxy-phosphogluconate aldolase codes for MAKYSRLEVAQVMKENGMVPLFFHPDIELGKEVLKACYDGGARLIEFTSRGDFAHEVFGELNKFALKELPGMIMGVGSITDAAAASLYMALGANFIVTPVFREDIAIACNRRKVLWSPGCGSLTEIARAEELGCEIVKLFPGDLYGPKFVKGIKGPQPWTSIMPTGGVSPDEANLKGWFDAGVTCVGMGSQLISKDILANRDMEGLKKKVADALAIIAKVRS; via the coding sequence ATGGCTAAATATTCAAGATTGGAAGTAGCCCAAGTGATGAAAGAAAACGGCATGGTGCCTTTGTTTTTTCATCCGGATATAGAATTGGGCAAAGAAGTGCTGAAGGCTTGTTACGATGGCGGTGCCCGTTTGATCGAGTTCACCAGTCGTGGCGATTTCGCACACGAAGTTTTTGGCGAACTGAACAAGTTTGCCCTAAAAGAATTGCCCGGAATGATTATGGGGGTAGGCTCGATTACCGACGCGGCCGCGGCTTCTTTGTACATGGCTTTGGGTGCTAATTTTATCGTGACACCTGTTTTTCGTGAGGATATTGCAATCGCTTGCAATAGACGCAAGGTCTTGTGGTCTCCGGGTTGCGGAAGCCTTACGGAAATTGCTCGTGCAGAAGAGCTGGGCTGCGAAATAGTGAAACTTTTCCCAGGCGATTTGTACGGTCCCAAATTCGTAAAAGGCATCAAAGGTCCTCAACCTTGGACAAGCATTATGCCCACAGGTGGGGTTTCGCCAGATGAAGCCAATTTGAAGGGCTGGTTCGACGCGGGCGTAACCTGCGTAGGCATGGGCTCGCAGTTGATTTCTAAAGACATTTTGGCCAATAGAGATATGGAAGGCCTGAAGAAAAAAGTGGCCGATGCATTGGCCATTATCGCCAAAGTGCGATCGTGA
- a CDS encoding MFS transporter gives MNTKPKTFRWTVVVLLFAATTINYLDRQVIGLLKPSLEEEFNWSELDYSYIVMAFTASYALGYLVFGRIIDKIGSKLGLAFSLIIWSVAAMGHAIARTTFAFGFWRALLGLGESGNFPASIKVVAEWFPKKDRAFATGIFNSGTNIGAVIAPIVVPWILGVWGWHEAFIATGAVGFIWLIFWWFMYELPQRKKGVSQEEIDYINSDEDEQEEQRQDNGEEIGWKKLLSMRQTWAYILGKFFTDPIWWFFLFWLPSYFSSIFDLDLKKPSMHIAVLYTLATIGSVGGGYLSGWFINKGWPVFKARKTAMLIFALAVMPIFFARYVTEAWTAVWLISLACAAHQAWSANMFTTASDMFPKKAVSSVVGIGGLAGSLGGVLFPLIVGNILDAFKNQGNISGGYNIIFIMCGLAYIIAWAMMHFFAPKMTKVKFH, from the coding sequence ATGAATACTAAACCAAAAACCTTTAGGTGGACCGTCGTTGTACTTCTTTTTGCGGCCACAACAATCAATTATTTAGACCGCCAGGTAATCGGATTGCTCAAACCTTCTCTCGAAGAAGAGTTCAATTGGTCTGAACTGGATTACAGCTATATTGTGATGGCTTTTACGGCTTCGTATGCTCTAGGCTATCTGGTCTTCGGTCGGATTATCGATAAAATTGGTTCTAAACTGGGGCTTGCTTTTTCTTTGATCATCTGGTCTGTAGCGGCCATGGGGCATGCAATTGCGAGAACAACCTTTGCCTTTGGTTTTTGGAGGGCTCTTTTGGGTTTGGGAGAATCGGGTAACTTCCCGGCATCGATTAAAGTGGTAGCCGAATGGTTTCCCAAAAAAGATCGGGCCTTTGCCACAGGTATTTTCAACTCGGGTACAAACATTGGAGCCGTAATCGCTCCTATTGTGGTGCCTTGGATTTTGGGTGTTTGGGGCTGGCACGAAGCCTTTATTGCCACCGGAGCCGTGGGTTTCATTTGGCTTATATTTTGGTGGTTTATGTATGAACTGCCCCAACGTAAAAAGGGCGTGTCTCAAGAAGAGATCGACTATATCAATAGCGATGAAGACGAGCAAGAGGAGCAAAGACAAGACAATGGTGAAGAGATTGGTTGGAAAAAACTTTTGAGTATGCGTCAGACTTGGGCCTATATTCTGGGGAAATTCTTCACAGATCCCATTTGGTGGTTCTTTTTATTCTGGTTGCCGTCTTATTTCAGCTCGATTTTCGATCTCGATCTGAAAAAACCTTCGATGCACATTGCAGTATTGTACACATTGGCTACGATTGGCTCAGTGGGTGGCGGTTATTTGTCAGGATGGTTTATCAACAAAGGCTGGCCTGTATTCAAAGCCAGAAAAACAGCCATGTTGATTTTTGCATTGGCTGTAATGCCGATATTCTTCGCCCGCTACGTGACAGAAGCTTGGACAGCCGTGTGGCTGATCAGCTTGGCCTGTGCGGCTCACCAAGCCTGGAGTGCCAATATGTTTACAACCGCATCGGATATGTTCCCCAAAAAGGCGGTAAGTTCGGTGGTGGGCATCGGTGGTTTGGCCGGTTCATTGGGCGGTGTGCTCTTTCCTTTAATTGTAGGGAATATTTTGGACGCCTTCAAAAATCAAGGAAATATTTCGGGAGGATACAATATTATTTTCATCATGTGCGGGCTGGCATATATAATCGCCTGGGCAATGATGCACTTTTTTGCTCCTAAAATGACCAAGGTGAAGTTCCATTAA